Part of the Raphanus sativus cultivar WK10039 unplaced genomic scaffold, ASM80110v3 Scaffold1415, whole genome shotgun sequence genome, TAATAAATTaagtttcattatttttttctcttatttgaTTATTCATATTTctaaatacattatatttttgtactgctattcatgtttttaaataatttccaaaagtactttagttttaaataatgtagatttacaaaattaaataactcGTTTCAAATTATTTACTGAATTTACAGGTATTATACTTATCAGTCGCCATGAAtccatttttaacttttttattcaTTGTTATTAAGATCTCCTGACAAGTTTTATTGATTATCATACAAACCTGTCCAAGTACTATACAAAACCTGTCCAAATAAACCGGTCCTGACAAGTTCTCTAAGAAGTTTATTATAGAGTTTGAGATGGAAACTGTTTAcaaaacatgtatatattaGAATACATAATGCCAAACACCACGTTGATAAGATAAAATAAGAAATGGGATTGAATAAGACCTAATCCCATCTTATAGAATGGCTCAACCACTCAAGGTTTGACTTGGAACACTAGAGCTCCATATAGACCGGTTAGCATTAATTTCACACCACCGGAAGACCAGAAAGATTAAGAGCATCTGCATCGGCGGCGGTCTAAGCCCGTCCCTTTGATTTTTTGGATCgaaattaaatcaaaaacaaTAAAGAACGAAGCGAACGGGTCTAAAATAAGGGCCGAAATATTGCATCCGTTAAGACTACGTAGCATCAGTTCAGTGGTCGATGATATCGAGACCAAACATCTCCAGCATTGTTTGGTCTTTCACGGTTTCATTCTTGTCTCTTTCCCAAATCGAGAACCAAACATCGAGAGATCGAAGATCCGATCTCTTCCATCTCCGATCTCCGACCTCGTCTTCTCATCATCTCCGATCTCCGATCTCATCAtctcccttctcttccatcTTCTCCGTTTCATCCTCTCCGTCTGCGCCTTCTCCGATCTCTTCTATCTACGCTCTCTACGATCTCTTCATCTCCGTTTCATCATCTCCGTTTCATCATCGCCATTGCATCATCTCCGTTTCATCAGCTTCCGTTTCATCATCTGTTCGATCTCGATCTCTTCAACTCGTTGGCCGGTGGCGGTTTGTTTCGGTTCCAGAGTTCAATCGAGGACGGCATCTTGAATTTtctcaaatatattattttagtgaaGTACCTTTCCTTTCTCAAATATACATTTATCAAGACAAGCCTAGACTCAAGACCGCGCTTGAAATGCTTAGGACAAGCATGAACCTCGAAGACACTCTCCACGAGCTTAATTGATTCATTTCTTTTTAAAGTTTCCCATGATCAGCGTACAATTTTTAAAACCTTAAAACGTTTTAATTTCTTAGGTCATATATTACCCATAACATCATTGCTTGACCAAGAAGGCACGTCAATGCAGAGTCCTAGAGATAACCAAAGCATTATACGAGAAAGCTAGCTCAAGGGACAAGACTCTCAAATTGTATCCTGGGATGTGGCACGCTCTGACGTCAGCTGAGCCTGATTACAACGTGGATCTTGTTTTTGCTGACATCATTACTTGGCTTGACCATCAAACAGCTGACCCAACCTCTCTCACCGTCACTCCTATACGAGCGAATGCCATTGCTAGTGTCGAGAGGGTTATTGTTGACGGCGTTAGTATCGGTCAAAGGAGACCTAGACACGCCTACTTCAATCTCCTTTGTGGTTTGAACGGTGGTCGTTTGGTTCCTCGATCTGCTCAGAGCCGGCCCTGGACAAAGCCTAACGAAACATTCGTCTTGGACccccaaaattttgaaaaaattttaTACGGATATAAACccccaaatttgtaaaaaaaaaaatttaggccCCCAAATTTTTTAACTTTCCTCTTCACTTGCCTTCAGCCTCCAAAATTTCAGGGCCGGCCCTGGATCTGCTATGTAAAATCTACATAATAGCACAGAGACTTATGAACTATATTCTCTTTTAAGCCAAGTGTGATTGAGATGTTGTTAGTGCTGAAAACGATAAAGTCTTGCCAGATATGTTCTCAGTTTTTGTATTTACTTTAATTTTGGCTGAAGTTGACAAACTAGGGTAACATATGAGCTAACATTCTGGTCGCCAAAGACACGCTGACGGATATGATATTGTTCGTTATGTTTTCTATCGGTTCGGATGCCACTAAATCTCTGAACCATTAGCCATTTACAACCAAGTGCCAACAACATTCATCCAGAAATCAAACTGTTTTTTTCTCCTTTCCTTATGGTATACAAAAGCTAAATCAATCTGTTAATTTACATAACCTTTCTTTTACACGTTAACACTATCTAtaaccaaaatttaaatatggCAATAGATTTTAATTTCCAAGAGAAACTAAATACAAAATCAACTAAATAATCTGcttctatttattttcttctgTAATCTGCTTGTACAGATTTTAAATTGTGATAACTTATTTGTCAAAGTATAAAAGTCTGGGCTAACAGGCTAACAGAGAAAGATAACCCACGATATTATTAAACATGAAGTTATAGTTTAGGAGGTATACTAAAACAAGAGCACAATGTATAACACAATTACACATATAAATGGATTGTCTTGGATCACTTCACACATGGAAGCTAACATTATTTCACTTCTCACCGAGACTGAGAATGCTTTGAGTGAGATAATTGATTCAGACCTTGATCTTAGGCTTCTTCACGATCATCACCGAGCAATGAGCATGGTGAGCACAGTAATCACTCACGCTCCCGAGAACCGCCCTGTCCAAAACAGATAAGTGATGATTGTCAGGAATCAAGAAGGGGAGgggaatatattaaaaagaaagaataataaGTGTACCTCTTGATAGCTCCATAACCATGGCTTCCAACAACGAGAAGAGAAGCATGGTGTTTATCAACAACCTCGCAAAGGATATTCCTTGCATCGCCTTCAAAAACTTCTATCATTGCGCCATGAACCTACACAACAAACCTAGCACTATTGTAGAGTAtctaaccaaataaaaaaaggaTAAATTGTTAAGAAGAAAACTTGTAGTTTGCCTCAAAGGTTGAAGCTTTTGACTGATAAAAAGATTCACACGATCTAAAGCTCATCATCTAATCCAATACAATAAACATAAAAGtccaagtcttttttttttctttctattcaaCTTCTATCATTCGAGGGTAATGCAAAACTTTGATctatataacaaaacaaaaggtATAGATATCCATACCGACTTGCTCTGACAGAGTGCTTTGGCTTTGTCGACAACCTTAACAGCGGTATGCTTCAAATCAGCATCAACATAAGGCACAACCTCCGCAGTacctgaaccaaaccaaaaaaacccACAAAATCATCTCTCCATAGAAACAGAACCCTAAGAAGAAGGCAAAGAGGTTACCAGGGCCAGCGAGACCAACGGCGGAGACGGCGTTAGGTTTGGCGTGGACGATGATGAGCTTGAAAGGGAAATTGGGAGCGTAGGGAGCGAAGAAACGATCGAGAGTCCACTCCAATGCGTAGGTGCTCTGCTCGCTTTCGTCCACACCAACTACCATCACTGGTTTCTCCTCTCCTGTAGCCATCGCTCTCTCAAACTATCCGAAGGCGCTGATCTGCTTAGAAGATCCTAGAATGTGAGCACAAAAACCAAAGCTTTCTGCCCCCCGGTAGATACAAACAAGTATTATTGATGACAAAAGGAAGTAACTGTGTACAAATAGGGAAAAGTGCCTATTTCAACCTGAACTTTacctattccttcacgaactttgtagcagtgcgtattccacactgaactaaacaaattttttaaaatactatatgaactttatgtgtcgtgtctattccttcacgaactttgtagtagtgcgtatttcacattgaactaaacaaaaataaaaaaatactgcatagactctcaaaatagtgcttatttcaatattgagcgttaaatgtgttagtcatccgttaatttatcaaaacaacgttattttgaataaattttgtgaaattaaaaatcaaaataaaatacagactcttaaaattgtgcttatatattgactgtcaaatgTAATAGTCATCTTTTAGTTTACCAAAAACCTCTCAAAATTGTACTTATATATTGACTTTCAAAGGTGTTAGTCatgttttaatttatcaaaagattttattttggataaattctatgaaattatccgtcaatttgtaattttttattttttataaaatctatcaaaaatgacgttattttgataaattaacgtatgactaacacttttgatttcttaaacagaaaatactaacacttttgacggttaatgtacatatatatatgactacaCCTTTgatttgctgacaaaaaaagacGAACACCTTTGACGCTCAAAAtcgtgattatatatatacaccgtCAAAGATGTTAGTCTTTCTTTGTCAGTAAGTGAAAGGTGTTAGTCAagtcatacattaatttattaaaacaacgtcattttggataatttttttataaaatgaaaaaattaaaaaacgacggacaatttcatagaatttatccaaaatagtcTTTTGATAAAATCAATGATGACTATTActtttgacagtcaatatatataagcacaattttgagagtgtattttatttttaatttttaatttttagtttcacaaatttatacaaaatgacgttgttttgatacattaacggatgactaacacatttaacacccaatattgaaataagcacgattttgagagtctatgtagtattttttgattttggttttgttcaatgtgaaatacgcactactataaagttcgtgaaggaatagacacgacgcataaagttcatatagtattttaaaaaatttgtttagttcagtgtggaatacgcactactacaaagttcgtgaaggaataggcaCGACGCGTAAAGTTCATATTGAAATAGGCACTTTTTCCTGTACAAATACCACTGAGGAGAGAGAAAATGGAGGATTTTACGCCCTTTACACAATTTTATCTTTAATGGCCCATCAATGGATTTTACGGGCTGGCGGCCCAAATTAAGTTTAATGGAGGATTAATTTGGGAACATGGATCTATGATAGGTTATCTGAAGAATATGCACCCCAAACACATGCAAAATTTCTAAGTTGACTaaccaaatttataaaaataatttaatttttatttatagaactatatttatctaaataattatttatacttaaataattgtttaaaattatttaaaaaaataataaatataaaataaaaaaatatttttgaatggtttcaaattatatattttcaaattcaaaatttttataataatttcggaaaaaaatcaatttttaaaacgtatttttaatattttacttttaaatttcgaaaatgttttttgatttttaaaatttttatttgaatttttttaattttttagaacACAATAACAATAACTAAGATAAATTAACACAATCActtagaatttatatatttatatattggtagaaataatttaagataattaaaaatatatgaacaaaacatattatatataaataagacaCAATAGATAACACATCCAATAATCTGATTTGGCACAACGGTTGAGTATATGGTCTGAATCTCGGTTCGACTCCATCCAAAGACatattatttgtattatttttctattatttaattaaaatataaaaatcacagCATCCTTAAAGccatactagattttgatccgcgctttcaaagcgcgggattATCCCctttttaaatatcattttaaattattatatgattgtctaatttaatattttcatacattttatatttttatataagaattaaataattatgtattgtatatttattattagtaatattactattatcattattataaaaatgtttttttatactaattaatttgttaaaagatttaaaaatggtAAACTTATActcaataaatttaataattttgtgattatatattttctaagcttattttatttacaattgtaacttattaataatatattttatgaaaaatgtaataaaattacatttttcaatatacatatttttaaataatacattaaatttaaattataaccaaaaaaatatatttaataataattatggaTTATaaatttgggtttaaagttgGCCATAAAGATATATTGTGGActttgatttggttttggtttgggaATGGCCCAAAAAGAAACGATCAATATGTACAGGGAAAATGGTCATAAAGATATATTAATATCAGACCgttcagtttttttaaaaaaaagagaaaaagggaaagtaaaagacaaaatatttgtCGGTCTCATCGAAGAAACAGACGACTTGCATGTCCTGAAATTGGGACTCGAGAAGAGAATCGGTGCGAAACGATAAGAGAATCGGTGGGAATCGAAGTGACCTCATTCGATGTTGATGGATTTAGCGTTGGTGAAGATTGAAGAAGACGAATATCGAAGATGAAGCAGTCCATTTGTTTCAGGTATTAATCATAAGCcattttaaaatttcgattTGATTTCCTTTCCTGTTGTCATAATACTTGTTTTATCTTTCAGATCcacagatgaagaagatgaagcagTCCAATGACTTTTCAGATTCGAAGATAGAACAACACAATCAAACGGAGTAATCTCATGTCTTTTTCCGCGGCGGGTTGTTCAAAGTTAAGTAACCCCATACTTTCTTTGATGATTATaactttcttaatttttgttctttgtttttaacATTTGATACCATATGCAATTGACAGTTCATGTGCTTGATTGATGCCTTTGCAGGTATTTATATACCTAATGCGGATGTATCCTTGTGCTTTCGAGTTTTCTCCGGTATGTATTTAGACTCTGCAGATGTCTGAAAGTTTCGTGGTGAGATTTTCTACTAAAGCTATTCTCTACCcttcaaatttttgtttcagaCTTTCCTGGTAGATTTCATGGACTGCTTGCTTTCATGACGTTTTGGCAACTTTTTGTGCAATAGGTAACCCTCTGGTTTGGTATTCTCTTCGATAGTTTAGTTCTGTGGTTAAGCAGGAAGTGATGGTGCTTTCTTGATGATTGCAGTGAAAAGGAGAGGCACGAGTGTGGGATTTCTGAAGCCTGTGAATGTCTATGGGCTTACTTGACTGATCTGCGTTCCTGCAGTGGGACTTCTGATGCCCACTGTAATCCAATTTATGATCCTTCAAAATATGATGGGCCTGCCCTGTTGAACCAAACGCTGCAGAAACCGAGGTCCAATGTAGAGCCATGGCTCTTAAGtattcaaaaataaagaaggtaacacatttatactattaaatggAATTATTTTCTTGCTTGTACAAAGTTTAGATCCAAATGTACATGCTACTATTGTTTGTTAACTTGTGTGATCTGGATAAAACAAAACTGAgacaggagaaagaagaagcagaaaGGAAGGTAGATGCGTTGTCTTCTACAGTGGAGTCACTGAGAGAAGAGCTGCTTAACGAAAGAAACATAAGTCGTGTAGCTAAGGAATCAGCTGAGAGAGCTATCGAAGAGCGCACAGTCGTATCAAGGGTCGTGCAATCAGTCGGCTGCATCATGAAAAGCTTGCGGTGCCATTGGTAGGTGttcaaaacaaatttcaaaacCCTCCTTCCAATACCAATTTGATCACTGATCACGGGTCAAACTtggatttgtttctttttggatGAGTGAGTGActttggatttgtttttttttccttctcttgAAATGCAGGTTGAAGTTGCAGAACCTCTGTCAAAACTTGGTCTCGAGTTCACAATCTTTGGCCTATACGATCTTCTTCTCAGAGTGTTACCAGAAATCCAGACAAACAAAACATCTtcaaatataaaagataagtTATTCTCAGAAAGTGTCTTTTTTAGATTATATGagacaatttttattatttcactGTAGTGAGTTGACTTAATAGATACAATTCATATTCAGGTCTTGCACTGAAAGGTTTAGAGACAGAAGCTTTGAAGTACATGGGACAGGAGGTAGATGGTCAATAGCTCTTCGTGAAGGTGCCAGCTTCGAACTGCTATGAACCTAAGTAAGTCATGTTTACCTGAAACTGTAATTAGGCTTCGAACTGAAACTGAGATTATGATGCTGAGTACCTTCCTCTGTTGCCTTAGCTTGAATTGGTAGATAGATTAGTAGTAATTAGGCTTCGAACTGAAACTGAGATGATGATGCTGAGTACCTTCCTCTGTTTCCTTAGCTTGAATTGGTAGATAGATTATTAGTAATTAGGCTTCGAACTGAAACTGTAATTAGGTTTCGAACTGAAACTGAAATTATGATTCTTAATTCTCCTCTCATTTTTTGGATGAATGTTGGTTTAAGTATACGTTTTTAACTGAAATTAGtgtgtaaaattttattagagATGAAGCTGGCATCTGATTATCTGGCATTTCATgttatgttttcaaatataaaacttCATACGGTGTTTAAATATGGTTGTTGAAAGAGTCATTGTTTGTTATTGAGGCTGTCCAGCCTCATCATTTATCTCTCGAACTTTTCCAAAAGTTCAAACAATAATATAAGAGaaacttattaatataaaacagtaactaaaaatcaaaaccaaagaaTTTCGATTTCATAACCAAAACAGAAGCGTTTAATTATTAAAGATAAAGCAAACAATGCAAAATCATAGATTATCGAAAATCTCTCTAAAGACCACGTTTTGGGTTTGATGCTGAGGTTTTCCTTCGCTGTCAACAATCAATATCTT contains:
- the LOC130504201 gene encoding universal stress protein PHOS34-like, with the translated sequence MATGEEKPVMVVGVDESEQSTYALEWTLDRFFAPYAPNFPFKLIIVHAKPNAVSAVGLAGPGTAEVVPYVDADLKHTAVKVVDKAKALCQSKSVHGAMIEVFEGDARNILCEVVDKHHASLLVVGSHGYGAIKRAVLGSVSDYCAHHAHCSVMIVKKPKIKV